One window of the Gambusia affinis linkage group LG01, SWU_Gaff_1.0, whole genome shotgun sequence genome contains the following:
- the nr2c2 gene encoding nuclear receptor subfamily 2 group C member 2 isoform X3, with translation MGESPQRFRVISAEPATAPQRLQIVTNQQTGQKIQIVTAMNPSSASKQQFILTTADSSGASKVILASPETHNSKQVIFTAADSLMPGRIQIVTDPVSMERLLGQSGDLSRSQPVEYCVVCGDKASGRHYGAVSCEGCKGFFKRSVRKNLTYSCRSKQDCVINKHHRNRCQFCRLRKCLKMGMKTDSVQSERKPIDVVPRERHSNCAASTQKIYIRKDLNSPLIATPTFISDTDTDGSRSSLLDQGMLVNIQQPVIQADGTLLLATDSKMDSEHGNLGTLANVVTSLANLSDSLKESLNNGDTSDSQQEEQSASEITRAFDTLAKVFNPPEAGAEQNLAEKSQCVGGTTIQLIGRDQETPIIEVEGPLLTDSHVGFKLTMPSPMPEYLNVHYICESASRLLFLSMHWARSIPAFSVLGQEANTSLVRACWNELFILGLAQCAHVMNLSTILAAIINHLQSSVQDDKLSGERVKQVMEHIWKFQEFCNSMTRLETDSYEYAYLKAIVLFSPDHPGVESSGQVEKFQEKALMELQDYVQKTYPEDTYRLTRILTRLPALRLMNSSITEELFFTGLIGNVSIDSIIPYILKMETAEYNSQDSDSTE, from the exons ATGGGTGAGTCTCCCCAGCGCTTTCGGGTCATCTCTGCAGAGCCTGCCACAGCACCACAGCGATTACAG ATTGTAACCAACCAACAGACGGGTCAGAAGATCCAGATTGTGACAGCGATGAACCCGTCCAGTGCTTCAAAGCAGCAGTTCATCCTGACAACGGCTGACAGCTCAGGGGCGAGCAAGGTTATCCTGGCCTCACCAGAAACTCACAACTCGAAGCAGGTCATCTTCACAGCTGCAGACAGCCTGATGCCAGGAAGGATACAG ATCGTCACAGATCCAGTGTCAATGGAGCGTTTGTTGGGACAGTCAGGAGATCTAAGTCGATCTCAGCCAGTGGAATATTGCGTGGTGTGTGGCGACAAAGCTTCAG GGCGTCACTACGGAGCTGTCAGCTGTGAGGGATGCAAAGGTTTCTTCAAGCGGAGTGTGAGGAAAAATCTCACCTACAGTTGTCGCAGTAAGCAGGACTGTGTCATCAACAAACATCACCGCAACCGCTGCCAGTTCTGCCGGCTGAGAAAATGCCTTAAAATGGGGATGAAAACTGATT cTGTCCAGAGTGAGAGGAAACCCATCGACGTTGTTCCCCGAGAAAGACACTCCAACTGTGCTGCCTCCACCCAGAAGATCTACATCCGCAAGGATCTCAACAGCCCACTCATCGCTACACCAACCTTTATCTCTGATACGGATACAGATGGTTCCAG ATCCAGCCTGCTGGACCAGGGAATGCTGGTTAATATCCAGCAGCCGGTTATTCAGGCTGATGGGACGTTGCTGTTGGCAACAGACTCCAAG ATGGATTCTGAGCACGGAAACCTGGGGACGCTTGCCAATGTTGTGACATCACTTGCCAACCTGAGTGACTCCCTGAAAGAAAGCCTGAACAATGGTGATACCTCAGACAGCCAGCAGGAGGAGCAGTCTGCAAGTGAGATAACACG TGCCTTTGACACTCTGGCCAAAGTCTTCAACCCACCTGAAGCAGGGGCAGAACAGAACCTGGCTGAGAAGTCACAGTGTGTCGGTGGGACCACCATCCAGCTGATTGGACGGGACCAAGAGACGCCCATCATTGAGGTGGAGGGACCGCTGCTCACCGACAGCCATGTTGGTTTCAAG CTGACCATGCCCAGCCCCATGCCCGAGTATCTGAATGTACACTACATTTGTGAGTCGGCGTCCagactcctcttcctctccatgcACTGGGCACGCTCCATTCCTGCCTTCTCAGTACTTGG TCAGGAGGCAAACACAAGCTTGGTGCGAGCTTGCTGGAACGAGCTGTTCATCCTGGGTCTTGCTCAGTGCGCTCACGTGATGAACCTGTCAACCATCCTCGCTGCCATCATTAACCATCTGCAAAGCAGCGTCCAGGACG acaaactTTCTGGAGAGCGGGTGAAGCAGGTGATGGAGCACATCTGGAAGTTCCAGGAGTTTTGTAACAGCATGACACGGCTGGAGACCGACAGTTACGAATACGCCTACCTAAAGGCTATTGTGTTGTTCAGTCCTG ATCACCCAGGTGTGGAGAGCAGCGGCCAGGTTGAGAAGTTTCAAGAGAAAGCTCTCATGGAGCTGCAAGACTATGTGCAAAAAACATATCCTGAAGACACATACAG ACTAACACGCATCCTGACACGTCTGCCTGCCCTTCGTCTAATGAACTCAAGTATCACAGAGGAACTCTTCTTCACTGGTTTGATAGGCAACGTCTCTATTGACAGCATCATTCCCTACATCCTCAAGATGGAGACGGCGGAGTATAACAGCCAGGACTCGGACTCGACAGAATGA
- the b3galt4 gene encoding beta-1,3-galactosyltransferase 5 has protein sequence MMMVIMVGRGCCKPRLGKRGNRTGIFPSLCGILACAAVLALLFLDIIETWVTSMGMSRAVEPHVAIVSPQSLPPSRPEEYLLMPSPLVCQRAKPYLITIVTSAPANQRARQAIRDTWGGQIEVRGLRVMTLFMVGVASDPGLGKLLIEEAREKGDLIQGRFLDSYSNLTLKTLAMLGWARRFCPQAHFLAKVDDDVFFNPSVLLHFLNKSRNPYEQGDLYLGRVHLHVAPNRDPDSKHYLPSGAYPLSVFPDYCSGTAYVFSRSALLKVALAASASPLSSPLPPEDVFIGLCAYAAGVRPSHCSLFGGGPSVPYGRCCYQAMVSVHQITPKEMLDYWKDVHSPPTCSWLSQRASLGICKVRAMLGSALGLEK, from the coding sequence ATGATGATGGTGATCATGGTCGGAAGGGGATGTTGCAAGCCCAGGTTAGGAAAGCGCGGAAACAGGACGGGGATCTTTCCGTCCCTGTGCGGGATCCTGGCGTGCGCCGCGGTGCTCGCGCTGCTCTTCCTGGACATCATTGAGACGTGGGTCACCTCGATGGGCATGAGCAGGGCGGTGGAGCCGCATGTCGCCATCGTCTCGCCCCAGAGCCTACCCCCCTCCAGACCCGAGGAGTACCTGCTCATGCCCAGCCCGCTTGTGTGCCAGCGCGCCAAGCCTTACCTCATCACCATAGTGACCTCAGCACCTGCCAATCAGAGGGCTCGTCAGGCCATCAGAGACACCTGGGGAGGACAGATAGAAGTACGGGGCCTGCGGGTCATGACCCTATTCATGGTGGGCGTGGCCTCTGACCCCGGCCTGGGAAAGCTGCTGATAGAAGAAGCCAGGGAGAAAGGGGACCTGATTCAGGGCAGATTCTTGGACTCCTATTCCAACCTTACCCTGAAGACCCTGGCCATGCTGGGCTGGGCCCGCAGGTTCTGCCCTCAAGCTCACTTCCTGGCCAAAGTGGATGATGACGTCTTCTTCAATCCCAGCGTTCTTCTGCATTTCCTAAACAAAAGCCGGAACCCTTACGAGCAAGGGGACTTATACCTGGGTAGAGTCCATCTCCATGTGGCCCCAAACCGCGACCCAGACAGCAAGCACTACCTCCCCTCAGGGGCCTACCCTTTGTCTGTGTTCCCTGACTATTGCAGTGGCACAGCCTACGTCTTTTCTCGCTCTGCATTGCTCAAAGTTGCCCTTGCAGCATCAGCATCGCCTCTGTCCTCTCCTTTACCCCCCGAGGATGTGTTTATCGGCCTCTGCGCCTATGCTGCTGGAGTGCGGCCCTCACATTGCTCTCTCTTCGGCGGGGGGCCATCTGTGCCATACGGACGCTGTTGCTATCAAGCTATGGTGTCCGTCCACCAAATCACACCCAAGGAGATGCTGGACTACTGGAAAGATGTCCATTCACCCCCCACTTGCTCCTGGCTGAGTCAGCGAGCTTCTCTGGGGATCTGCAAAGTCAGGGCGATGCTGGGCTCAGCCCTGGGCCTGGAGAAATGA
- the mrps25 gene encoding 28S ribosomal protein S25, mitochondrial, with amino-acid sequence MPMKGRYPIRRTLEYLQKGEIIFKKRVKIMTVNYNTHGELSEGARKFVFFNIPQIQYKNPWVQIMMFKNMTPSPFLKFYLDDGEQVLVDVEGKDYRQISQHVKKILGKSDEVLHAEAQAKMQASHPANFGPKKYCLRECICEVEGQVPCPSTTPLPKEMTGKYRAKMAESQD; translated from the exons ATGCCTATGAAAGGGAGGTATCCGATCAGAAGGACGCTGGAGTATCTCCAGAAGGGCGAGATCATCTTTAAGAAGAGGGTGAAGATCATGACGGTGAATTACAACACACACGGAGAGCTCAGCGAAGGAGCAAG GAAGTTTGTGTTCTTCAACATCCCGCAGATTCAGTACAAGAACCCGTGGGTCCAAATAATGATGTTTAAGAATATGACACCATCACCCTTCCTAAAGTTTTACCTGG ATGATGGTGAACAAGTCTTGGTGGATGTGGAGGGAAAGGACTACAGGCAAATTTCACAGCATGTTAAGAAGATTCTGGGTAAATCAGA TGAAGTGCTGCATGCTGAAGCTCAAGCCAAGATGCAGGCGTCCCACCCTGCCAACTTCGGCCCAAAGAAGTACTGTCTGAGGGAGTGCATCTGTGAGGTGGAGGGCCAAGTTCCTTGTCCCAGCACCACTCCTCTGCCAAAGGAGATGACGGGCAAATACAGAGCCAAGATGGCAGAGTCACAGGACTGA
- the nr2c2 gene encoding nuclear receptor subfamily 2 group C member 2 isoform X1 produces MIMATNLNLLSQQKSDSEHEAEGSCSPSDPVMGESPQRFRVISAEPATAPQRLQIVTNQQTGQKIQIVTAMNPSSASKQQFILTTADSSGASKVILASPETHNSKQVIFTAADSLMPGRIQIVTDPVSMERLLGQSGDLSRSQPVEYCVVCGDKASGRHYGAVSCEGCKGFFKRSVRKNLTYSCRSKQDCVINKHHRNRCQFCRLRKCLKMGMKTDSVQSERKPIDVVPRERHSNCAASTQKIYIRKDLNSPLIATPTFISDTDTDGSRSSLLDQGMLVNIQQPVIQADGTLLLATDSKMDSEHGNLGTLANVVTSLANLSDSLKESLNNGDTSDSQQEEQSASEITRAFDTLAKVFNPPEAGAEQNLAEKSQCVGGTTIQLIGRDQETPIIEVEGPLLTDSHVGFKLTMPSPMPEYLNVHYICESASRLLFLSMHWARSIPAFSVLGWVRKTKSAQQKFSCHVAVLPSPVCLWYVLHVYVFPSQEANTSLVRACWNELFILGLAQCAHVMNLSTILAAIINHLQSSVQDDKLSGERVKQVMEHIWKFQEFCNSMTRLETDSYEYAYLKAIVLFSPDHPGVESSGQVEKFQEKALMELQDYVQKTYPEDTYRLTRILTRLPALRLMNSSITEELFFTGLIGNVSIDSIIPYILKMETAEYNSQDSDSTE; encoded by the exons ATGATCATGGCGACCAACCTGAACCTGCTCTCTCAGCAGAAATCAGACTCTGAGCATGAGGCAGAG GGGTCATGCTCTCCATCAGATCCAGTGATGGGTGAGTCTCCCCAGCGCTTTCGGGTCATCTCTGCAGAGCCTGCCACAGCACCACAGCGATTACAG ATTGTAACCAACCAACAGACGGGTCAGAAGATCCAGATTGTGACAGCGATGAACCCGTCCAGTGCTTCAAAGCAGCAGTTCATCCTGACAACGGCTGACAGCTCAGGGGCGAGCAAGGTTATCCTGGCCTCACCAGAAACTCACAACTCGAAGCAGGTCATCTTCACAGCTGCAGACAGCCTGATGCCAGGAAGGATACAG ATCGTCACAGATCCAGTGTCAATGGAGCGTTTGTTGGGACAGTCAGGAGATCTAAGTCGATCTCAGCCAGTGGAATATTGCGTGGTGTGTGGCGACAAAGCTTCAG GGCGTCACTACGGAGCTGTCAGCTGTGAGGGATGCAAAGGTTTCTTCAAGCGGAGTGTGAGGAAAAATCTCACCTACAGTTGTCGCAGTAAGCAGGACTGTGTCATCAACAAACATCACCGCAACCGCTGCCAGTTCTGCCGGCTGAGAAAATGCCTTAAAATGGGGATGAAAACTGATT cTGTCCAGAGTGAGAGGAAACCCATCGACGTTGTTCCCCGAGAAAGACACTCCAACTGTGCTGCCTCCACCCAGAAGATCTACATCCGCAAGGATCTCAACAGCCCACTCATCGCTACACCAACCTTTATCTCTGATACGGATACAGATGGTTCCAG ATCCAGCCTGCTGGACCAGGGAATGCTGGTTAATATCCAGCAGCCGGTTATTCAGGCTGATGGGACGTTGCTGTTGGCAACAGACTCCAAG ATGGATTCTGAGCACGGAAACCTGGGGACGCTTGCCAATGTTGTGACATCACTTGCCAACCTGAGTGACTCCCTGAAAGAAAGCCTGAACAATGGTGATACCTCAGACAGCCAGCAGGAGGAGCAGTCTGCAAGTGAGATAACACG TGCCTTTGACACTCTGGCCAAAGTCTTCAACCCACCTGAAGCAGGGGCAGAACAGAACCTGGCTGAGAAGTCACAGTGTGTCGGTGGGACCACCATCCAGCTGATTGGACGGGACCAAGAGACGCCCATCATTGAGGTGGAGGGACCGCTGCTCACCGACAGCCATGTTGGTTTCAAG CTGACCATGCCCAGCCCCATGCCCGAGTATCTGAATGTACACTACATTTGTGAGTCGGCGTCCagactcctcttcctctccatgcACTGGGCACGCTCCATTCCTGCCTTCTCAGTACTTGGGTGGGTGAGAAAAACGAAATCGGCACAACAAAAGTTTTCCTGTCATGTTGCAGTGCTGCCatctcctgtttgtttgtggtaTGTCTTACATGTTTATGTATTTCCCAGTCAGGAGGCAAACACAAGCTTGGTGCGAGCTTGCTGGAACGAGCTGTTCATCCTGGGTCTTGCTCAGTGCGCTCACGTGATGAACCTGTCAACCATCCTCGCTGCCATCATTAACCATCTGCAAAGCAGCGTCCAGGACG acaaactTTCTGGAGAGCGGGTGAAGCAGGTGATGGAGCACATCTGGAAGTTCCAGGAGTTTTGTAACAGCATGACACGGCTGGAGACCGACAGTTACGAATACGCCTACCTAAAGGCTATTGTGTTGTTCAGTCCTG ATCACCCAGGTGTGGAGAGCAGCGGCCAGGTTGAGAAGTTTCAAGAGAAAGCTCTCATGGAGCTGCAAGACTATGTGCAAAAAACATATCCTGAAGACACATACAG ACTAACACGCATCCTGACACGTCTGCCTGCCCTTCGTCTAATGAACTCAAGTATCACAGAGGAACTCTTCTTCACTGGTTTGATAGGCAACGTCTCTATTGACAGCATCATTCCCTACATCCTCAAGATGGAGACGGCGGAGTATAACAGCCAGGACTCGGACTCGACAGAATGA
- the nr2c2 gene encoding nuclear receptor subfamily 2 group C member 2 isoform X2, whose product MIMATNLNLLSQQKSDSEHEAEGSCSPSDPVMGESPQRFRVISAEPATAPQRLQIVTNQQTGQKIQIVTAMNPSSASKQQFILTTADSSGASKVILASPETHNSKQVIFTAADSLMPGRIQIVTDPVSMERLLGQSGDLSRSQPVEYCVVCGDKASGRHYGAVSCEGCKGFFKRSVRKNLTYSCRSKQDCVINKHHRNRCQFCRLRKCLKMGMKTDSVQSERKPIDVVPRERHSNCAASTQKIYIRKDLNSPLIATPTFISDTDTDGSRSSLLDQGMLVNIQQPVIQADGTLLLATDSKMDSEHGNLGTLANVVTSLANLSDSLKESLNNGDTSDSQQEEQSASEITRAFDTLAKVFNPPEAGAEQNLAEKSQCVGGTTIQLIGRDQETPIIEVEGPLLTDSHVGFKLTMPSPMPEYLNVHYICESASRLLFLSMHWARSIPAFSVLGQEANTSLVRACWNELFILGLAQCAHVMNLSTILAAIINHLQSSVQDDKLSGERVKQVMEHIWKFQEFCNSMTRLETDSYEYAYLKAIVLFSPDHPGVESSGQVEKFQEKALMELQDYVQKTYPEDTYRLTRILTRLPALRLMNSSITEELFFTGLIGNVSIDSIIPYILKMETAEYNSQDSDSTE is encoded by the exons ATGATCATGGCGACCAACCTGAACCTGCTCTCTCAGCAGAAATCAGACTCTGAGCATGAGGCAGAG GGGTCATGCTCTCCATCAGATCCAGTGATGGGTGAGTCTCCCCAGCGCTTTCGGGTCATCTCTGCAGAGCCTGCCACAGCACCACAGCGATTACAG ATTGTAACCAACCAACAGACGGGTCAGAAGATCCAGATTGTGACAGCGATGAACCCGTCCAGTGCTTCAAAGCAGCAGTTCATCCTGACAACGGCTGACAGCTCAGGGGCGAGCAAGGTTATCCTGGCCTCACCAGAAACTCACAACTCGAAGCAGGTCATCTTCACAGCTGCAGACAGCCTGATGCCAGGAAGGATACAG ATCGTCACAGATCCAGTGTCAATGGAGCGTTTGTTGGGACAGTCAGGAGATCTAAGTCGATCTCAGCCAGTGGAATATTGCGTGGTGTGTGGCGACAAAGCTTCAG GGCGTCACTACGGAGCTGTCAGCTGTGAGGGATGCAAAGGTTTCTTCAAGCGGAGTGTGAGGAAAAATCTCACCTACAGTTGTCGCAGTAAGCAGGACTGTGTCATCAACAAACATCACCGCAACCGCTGCCAGTTCTGCCGGCTGAGAAAATGCCTTAAAATGGGGATGAAAACTGATT cTGTCCAGAGTGAGAGGAAACCCATCGACGTTGTTCCCCGAGAAAGACACTCCAACTGTGCTGCCTCCACCCAGAAGATCTACATCCGCAAGGATCTCAACAGCCCACTCATCGCTACACCAACCTTTATCTCTGATACGGATACAGATGGTTCCAG ATCCAGCCTGCTGGACCAGGGAATGCTGGTTAATATCCAGCAGCCGGTTATTCAGGCTGATGGGACGTTGCTGTTGGCAACAGACTCCAAG ATGGATTCTGAGCACGGAAACCTGGGGACGCTTGCCAATGTTGTGACATCACTTGCCAACCTGAGTGACTCCCTGAAAGAAAGCCTGAACAATGGTGATACCTCAGACAGCCAGCAGGAGGAGCAGTCTGCAAGTGAGATAACACG TGCCTTTGACACTCTGGCCAAAGTCTTCAACCCACCTGAAGCAGGGGCAGAACAGAACCTGGCTGAGAAGTCACAGTGTGTCGGTGGGACCACCATCCAGCTGATTGGACGGGACCAAGAGACGCCCATCATTGAGGTGGAGGGACCGCTGCTCACCGACAGCCATGTTGGTTTCAAG CTGACCATGCCCAGCCCCATGCCCGAGTATCTGAATGTACACTACATTTGTGAGTCGGCGTCCagactcctcttcctctccatgcACTGGGCACGCTCCATTCCTGCCTTCTCAGTACTTGG TCAGGAGGCAAACACAAGCTTGGTGCGAGCTTGCTGGAACGAGCTGTTCATCCTGGGTCTTGCTCAGTGCGCTCACGTGATGAACCTGTCAACCATCCTCGCTGCCATCATTAACCATCTGCAAAGCAGCGTCCAGGACG acaaactTTCTGGAGAGCGGGTGAAGCAGGTGATGGAGCACATCTGGAAGTTCCAGGAGTTTTGTAACAGCATGACACGGCTGGAGACCGACAGTTACGAATACGCCTACCTAAAGGCTATTGTGTTGTTCAGTCCTG ATCACCCAGGTGTGGAGAGCAGCGGCCAGGTTGAGAAGTTTCAAGAGAAAGCTCTCATGGAGCTGCAAGACTATGTGCAAAAAACATATCCTGAAGACACATACAG ACTAACACGCATCCTGACACGTCTGCCTGCCCTTCGTCTAATGAACTCAAGTATCACAGAGGAACTCTTCTTCACTGGTTTGATAGGCAACGTCTCTATTGACAGCATCATTCCCTACATCCTCAAGATGGAGACGGCGGAGTATAACAGCCAGGACTCGGACTCGACAGAATGA
- the wdr46 gene encoding WD repeat-containing protein 46 encodes MASPGEADANISHVEKKKKPPVRYWQETQGKTKDDNKAEGQKDQQKKQQTQREKKRKRDEQLGGGKKVISGKSDPFPGPAPIPKDKLEKFKRKGKIQKPHQQHYKLKDIITRSEEASEMAQKQAARFDLLLPEDAGFLEGDEDEDTCMISQEDIADAVDITSGTKYFNLKLCQFGPYRLDYSRTGRHLLLGGRRGHVACVDWQSKQLMCELNVMESVNDVKWLHTEHMFAVAQKKWLYIYDSNGIELHCIRKFNDVLRMQFLPYHFLLATASATGFLQYLDVSVGKEVAAICTKTGRLDVMCQNPHNAVIHLGHPNGTVTLWSPSQKEALVKMLCHQGGVRSVTVDKTGLYMITSGMDKKMKVFDIRAFKPLRSYFLPTGASCLSLSQRGLLSAATGDIVQVYRDVWSTPVTKPYMAHRVRGSVWGLGFCPFEDVLGVGHGEGFTSMLVPGAGEPNFDGLDANPYRSAKQRQEWEVKALLEKIQPELITLDPSELSHVDRTTFEQRHQDRVEALGFDPLGKEKFVPKHKKKGRSSAAGIERRKRKVAHEDQRDVIRKTVEDRMKLQEERNKMKEKKAALSEKRSALDRFKK; translated from the exons ATGGCGTCTCCCGGCGAGGCAGATGCGAACATTTCACacgtggaaaaaaagaaaaag CCTCCAGTTCGTTACTGGCAGGAGACACAAGGTAAAACGAAAGATGACAACAAAGCTGAAGGACAAAAAGACCAGCAGAAGAAGCAACAGactcagagagaaaagaaaaggaagcgAGATGAACAGCTGGGCGGTGGAAAGAAAGTCATATCGGGG AAATCTGACCCTTTCCCCGGGCCTGCTCCTATCCCGAAAGACAAGCTGGAGAAATTCAAGAGAAAAGGCAAAATTCAGAAG CCTCATCAGCAGCATTACAAGCTGAAGGACATCATCACTCGCTCAGAGGAAGCTTCAGAAATGGCCCAGAAACAAGCTGCTCGATTTGACCTCCTGCTCCCAGAGGACGCAGG atttttagaaggagatgaagatgaggatACTTGCATGATCTCACAGGAGGACATCGCAGATGCTGTGGACATTACATCTGGAACAAAG tattttaatctaaaactgtGTCAGTTTGGTCCATATCGCCTGGATTACAGCAGAACAGGGCG ccaTCTGCTGCTGGGTGGAAGGAGAGGCCATGTAGCTTGTGTAGACTGGCAGTCCAAGCAGCTCATGTGTGAGCTAAACGTCATGGAGTCTGTCAATGATGTCAA GTGGCTCCACACTGAACACATGTTTGCTGTGGCTCAGAAGAAGTGGCTCTACATCTACGACTCTAATGGGATTGAGCTGCACTGCATTCGTAAGTTTAACGACGTCTTACGAATGCAGTTCCTCCCGTACCACTTTCTCCTAGCTACAGCG AGTGCAACGGGCTTCCTCCAGTACTTGGATGTGTCCGTTGGGAAGGAGGTGGCAGCCATCTGCACCAAGACCGGCCGGCTTGATGTGATGTGCCAGAACCCTCACAACGCTGTCATCCACCTCGGCCACCCCAACGGCACAGTTACGCTTTGGTCACCCAGTCAGAAAGAAGCCCTGGTCAAAATGCTCTGTCACCAGGGTGGCGTCCGTTCAGTTACTGTGGATAAAACTGGCCT ATACATGATTACATCTGGAAtggataaaaaaatgaaagtcttTGACATCAGAGCTTTCAAGCCCCTCAGGTCCTACTTCCTTCCTACTGGAGCTTCATGTTTGTCTCTGAGCCAGAGAGGACTGTTGTCTGCAGCCACAGGGGACATTGTTCAG GTTTACAGGGATGTGTGGAGCACACCGGTCACTAAACCCTACATGGCTCACCGGGTGCGAGGATCAGTTTGGGGACTTGGCTTTTGTCCCTTTGAGGATGTCCTTGGAGTTGGACATGGAGAGGGTTTCACCAGCATGCTCGTACCAG GGGCTGGTGAGCCTAACTTTGATGGCCTGGATGCAAATCCATACCGCAGTGCAAAGCAGAGGCAGGAGTGGGAGGTCAAGGCTCTGCTGGAGAAGATTCAGCCTGAACTCATTACGCTGGATCCCTCAGAGCTGAGTCATGTTGATCGTACTACCTTTGAGCAGAGGCATCAAGACAGAGTCGAAGCTCTG GGCTTTGATCCTCTTGGGAAAGAGAAATTTGTTCCgaaacataagaaaaaaggTCGCAGTTCTGCTGCTGGTATTGAAAGGCGGAAGAGGAAGGTGGCCCATGAGGACCAGAGG GACGTTATCAGAAAAACTGTGGAGGACAGAATGAAACTGCAGGAAGAGCGAAACAagatgaaggagaagaaagCAGCACTGTCTGAAAAAAGATCTGCTCTGGACAGattcaaaaaatag